In one window of Allorhodopirellula heiligendammensis DNA:
- a CDS encoding sodium-dependent transporter, which produces MNESPDAPDPYQSAAKTPSPLGETDSGPTGSPATEGEYVSKEQWGSRIGVILAVAGSAVGLGNFLRFPGQAAQNGGGAFLLPYFISLLVLGIPLCWAEWTMGRFAGLRGFHSAPGVFSVVCRTPKARYLSVFALLIPLVIYMYYIVIEAWCLSYAWSYLTGDLMLGADPDAYNAFFDNTVGAKADGHVFGRGSSLLIFIGITFILNFILIYRGVAGGIEKFCKIAIPLMVVCALCVLVRVLTLPSDKVVAGLGFMWNPQPEALLNPKTWLAASGQIFFSLSVGFGVIINYSSYLSKKDDVVLSGLTASSMNEFFEVCLGGLITLPAAFMFLGVSVATFSTFGLGFNALPNVFAQMPAGQFFGFLWFFMLFLAAITSSLSMLQPVLAFFEDGFNLERHASTAVLGIIALTGSFFVIYFSKELKALDTLDFWVGTVLIFVLAMIQAVIYGWVLGIDRGEREAHVGAHIRIPHFVQLLLKYVVPVYLGAIFIAFCYLNVLGSNDPKTGEYIPGYWDQIMDDPVVMMSVLFIIGVTGLLLVLIHLAGENWIRDGKFDFLDAPEDPLLNASGQGVSAEQPETAVQSDVTHDSGVEK; this is translated from the coding sequence ATGAATGAGTCACCCGACGCCCCAGATCCTTATCAGTCAGCCGCCAAAACACCCTCGCCACTCGGCGAGACCGATTCCGGCCCAACGGGGTCGCCGGCGACTGAGGGAGAGTATGTTTCCAAAGAACAGTGGGGCAGCCGCATCGGCGTGATCCTGGCGGTCGCGGGCAGCGCCGTCGGGTTGGGGAATTTCCTGCGATTCCCTGGCCAAGCCGCCCAGAATGGTGGCGGGGCGTTCCTGCTGCCCTACTTTATCTCGCTACTCGTGCTCGGCATCCCGCTGTGCTGGGCGGAGTGGACGATGGGCCGGTTCGCAGGGTTGCGTGGTTTTCATTCGGCGCCGGGCGTTTTCAGTGTCGTCTGCCGGACCCCCAAGGCTCGCTATTTGAGCGTGTTCGCATTGTTGATCCCGCTGGTGATCTACATGTATTACATTGTGATCGAGGCGTGGTGTTTGAGCTATGCATGGAGCTATTTAACTGGCGACTTAATGCTCGGAGCTGACCCGGACGCTTACAACGCATTTTTTGACAACACCGTTGGAGCGAAAGCTGACGGGCACGTCTTCGGTAGAGGTTCATCGTTGCTGATCTTTATCGGCATCACATTCATATTGAACTTCATCCTGATCTATCGTGGTGTCGCCGGCGGGATCGAAAAGTTCTGCAAGATCGCCATCCCACTGATGGTCGTATGTGCCCTCTGTGTGTTGGTACGCGTGCTGACGCTACCGAGCGACAAGGTCGTCGCGGGATTGGGGTTCATGTGGAACCCCCAACCCGAAGCGCTGCTCAATCCTAAGACTTGGTTGGCAGCATCCGGTCAGATTTTCTTCAGCCTATCGGTCGGCTTTGGAGTCATCATCAACTACTCGAGTTATCTGTCGAAGAAGGATGACGTGGTGTTGAGTGGCTTAACGGCGAGCAGCATGAACGAGTTCTTTGAGGTCTGCTTGGGTGGTTTGATCACGTTGCCAGCGGCGTTCATGTTCCTCGGTGTGAGCGTGGCGACGTTTAGCACGTTCGGGCTGGGATTCAATGCGTTGCCCAATGTATTTGCCCAGATGCCAGCGGGTCAGTTTTTTGGGTTCCTATGGTTCTTCATGCTCTTCCTGGCGGCGATCACCAGTAGCCTTTCGATGCTCCAACCGGTGCTCGCGTTCTTTGAAGATGGATTCAATCTGGAGCGGCACGCCTCCACCGCCGTGCTGGGCATCATTGCCCTGACGGGTTCCTTCTTCGTCATCTATTTTTCAAAAGAACTCAAGGCGCTCGACACGCTGGATTTCTGGGTCGGTACGGTGCTGATTTTCGTGCTCGCGATGATCCAAGCAGTGATTTACGGTTGGGTCCTTGGAATCGATCGCGGTGAGCGCGAGGCCCACGTGGGTGCTCACATTCGCATTCCTCACTTCGTCCAATTGCTCCTCAAGTACGTCGTTCCGGTCTATCTCGGCGCGATCTTCATCGCCTTCTGTTATCTGAATGTGCTGGGATCGAACGATCCCAAGACAGGGGAATACATCCCGGGCTACTGGGATCAAATCATGGACGACCCCGTAGTCATGATGTCGGTGCTATTCATCATCGGTGTCACTGGCCTACTCTTGGTGCTGATTCACTTGGCAGGCGAGAACTGGATCCGAGACGGTAAGTTCGATTTCCTTGACGCGCCCGAGGATCCACTACTCAATGCATCAGGGCAGGGCGTTAGTGCGGAGCAGCCCGAAACCGCGGTTCAGTCAGATGTTACCCATGACTCGGGAGTAGAAAAATGA
- a CDS encoding nucleotide pyrophosphatase/phosphodiesterase family protein produces MQRLCILNVVGLTPELLPHAPRLSQIGTAQPWTSPVPAVTATSQATMLTGLPPREHGIVANGWLYRDTQEIRFWQQSRTLIQGELFYERYQTAKMFWWFNQATTAQYGATPKPHYGCDGSKVFDVLDWTGCELTKRLGPFPFFAFWGPGAGIASSDWIADATAIVLRQQQPQLTLCYLPHLDYDFQRLDHQDPERVAEVDAAAGRVIDAADAIGATVVVVSEYGLTKVQRPVHLNRVLRAGGFLRTRRGPFGEVLLVGECDAVAVADHQVAHVYVRNPAMMDDVAACLRSVPGVAAVVTPAELELDHPRSGELIALADQDAWFTYYYWNDDLDAPDFARTVDIHRKPGYDPCELFMTSRPRAAARLLQKKLGLRYKMDVIPLDSTLVRGSHGLLASDPGSGPLVIGPGEPPGAMTGFADYVHSLLSPSP; encoded by the coding sequence ATGCAGCGACTATGCATTCTTAACGTCGTCGGACTGACGCCAGAACTATTGCCGCACGCACCACGCCTTTCACAGATCGGTACGGCTCAGCCCTGGACCAGCCCTGTGCCTGCGGTGACGGCAACGAGTCAGGCGACCATGCTGACGGGTCTGCCGCCGCGGGAGCACGGGATTGTCGCCAATGGCTGGCTGTATCGCGACACCCAAGAAATCCGCTTCTGGCAGCAGTCTCGCACTTTGATTCAGGGCGAGCTCTTTTACGAACGGTATCAAACCGCCAAGATGTTCTGGTGGTTTAACCAAGCGACGACCGCACAGTACGGGGCCACGCCCAAACCGCATTATGGGTGCGACGGCAGCAAGGTCTTCGACGTCCTGGACTGGACCGGCTGCGAGCTCACCAAACGCCTCGGTCCATTTCCGTTTTTCGCGTTTTGGGGACCGGGAGCCGGTATCGCGTCGAGCGACTGGATTGCCGATGCCACGGCGATCGTCTTACGCCAGCAACAGCCTCAGCTGACACTCTGCTACCTCCCTCACTTGGACTATGATTTTCAGCGGTTGGATCATCAGGATCCGGAGCGAGTGGCCGAAGTCGACGCCGCCGCTGGCCGTGTGATCGATGCCGCGGACGCCATCGGAGCCACGGTCGTCGTCGTGAGTGAGTATGGTTTGACGAAGGTGCAACGCCCGGTGCATCTGAATCGCGTCTTGCGAGCAGGCGGTTTCCTCCGCACTCGCCGAGGACCATTTGGTGAAGTCTTGTTGGTGGGCGAATGTGATGCCGTCGCGGTGGCCGATCACCAGGTCGCCCACGTCTACGTGCGAAATCCTGCCATGATGGATGACGTTGCAGCATGCTTACGCAGCGTGCCTGGCGTGGCGGCTGTCGTTACGCCAGCGGAACTCGAATTAGACCATCCACGTAGCGGTGAATTGATCGCGCTGGCCGACCAAGACGCATGGTTCACGTACTATTACTGGAACGATGATCTCGACGCCCCCGATTTCGCACGTACGGTCGATATCCACCGCAAACCGGGTTATGACCCCTGTGAGCTGTTCATGACCAGTCGCCCACGGGCGGCAGCGAGATTGCTGCAAAAGAAACTCGGCCTGCGATATAAAATGGACGTTATCCCGCTCGACTCGACGCTCGTTCGCGGCAGCCATGGTCTGCTCGCCAGCGACCCGGGCAGCGGACCACTGGTGATCGGCCCCGGCGAACCGCCAGGTGCGATGACCGGCTTCGCCGACTACGTCCACTCGTTGCTATCACCGTCTCCCTAG
- a CDS encoding diacylglycerol kinase: MSQTWSNKFRVAVGGLLWALRDQTSFHVHLAFTAAVITLAVLLRLQLWQWIGLVFAIGLVLAAELFNTAMELLVAVLHPEYDPRIGRALDVAAAAVLVSALTAATIGIAILGPELYCWLMQV; this comes from the coding sequence ATGAGTCAAACGTGGTCCAACAAATTCCGAGTCGCTGTGGGAGGGTTGTTGTGGGCGCTGCGTGATCAGACCAGTTTTCACGTTCACTTGGCCTTCACCGCAGCCGTGATCACCCTGGCGGTATTATTGCGATTGCAACTCTGGCAATGGATCGGTCTGGTCTTTGCCATTGGCTTGGTTCTAGCCGCCGAACTATTCAATACTGCGATGGAGCTACTCGTCGCAGTTCTTCATCCCGAATATGACCCACGTATCGGCCGCGCCCTTGACGTTGCCGCTGCCGCAGTTCTCGTCTCCGCATTGACTGCCGCTACTATCGGGATCGCGATTCTGGGCCCTGAGCTCTACTGCTGGCTGATGCAGGTTTGA